A single region of the Bdellovibrio sp. GT3 genome encodes:
- a CDS encoding ComEC/Rec2 family competence protein yields MVRLLGFAWISFLLITFSATPVSNRNEHRGVIVWNVGQGLWITAVEENHCRHFDVGGERFAWGKVARLCRSKKNFIYLSHWDWDHIGALSRWPRSWDTCIALPPIGKSSSGKMKMLKKFPRCSEPVELPVWQETKVNTSAGSGKNKRKDSNGLSQVVRYGDFLLPGDSPMKSELQWKNLSWMSSARVLILGHHGSRTSTSDELLQRLPGVKLAIASARYERYKHPHAEVVHRLKTRHIPLLRTEDWGNIWFEK; encoded by the coding sequence TTGGTAAGACTCTTAGGATTTGCGTGGATCTCTTTTCTTCTGATTACTTTTAGTGCAACTCCAGTTAGTAACCGCAACGAGCACCGCGGCGTCATCGTTTGGAACGTGGGGCAGGGATTGTGGATAACCGCCGTCGAGGAAAATCATTGTCGACATTTTGATGTGGGCGGCGAACGATTCGCCTGGGGAAAAGTTGCACGACTTTGCCGCAGCAAAAAGAATTTCATCTACCTTAGTCATTGGGATTGGGATCACATCGGTGCCCTTTCCCGCTGGCCACGAAGTTGGGATACTTGCATTGCGTTGCCACCCATCGGCAAATCGTCTTCGGGAAAAATGAAAATGCTTAAAAAATTCCCTCGCTGTTCGGAACCGGTGGAACTACCCGTTTGGCAGGAAACAAAAGTGAACACATCTGCTGGTTCCGGAAAGAACAAACGCAAGGACAGCAATGGTCTGAGTCAGGTTGTGCGCTATGGGGACTTCCTTTTACCCGGAGATTCCCCGATGAAGTCAGAACTGCAATGGAAAAATCTGTCATGGATGTCCTCGGCGCGAGTGCTGATATTGGGCCACCACGGCAGCCGCACTAGCACTTCGGATGAGCTGCTCCAACGCCTGCCGGGCGTGAAGCTTGCCATCGCCTCCGCCCGCTACGAGCGCTACAAACACCCTCACGCCGAAGTCGTGCATCGCCTGAAGACCCGCCACATCCCCCTGCTGCGCACGGAGGATTGGGGAAATATTTGGTTTGAGAAATAG
- a CDS encoding ComEC/Rec2 family competence protein, whose amino-acid sequence MASIVCGEQLQDQNLKQNLQKTSLIHIFVISGSHLLLLDELFATLRVPFFVRFLLLSLYSLVVGWQPPAVRALSALGLRGSFKKFKWPFPADTMTLIAGCFTLILFPEWWNSTSFLMSWCAALALSSVSLLKIKNSLHRLVFTQVCIFVFMMVPLWGLSSLHPLSLLYNLLLGPLVSYLLLPLGFLTMAFPITVGVFDFVIEFFSWMLVWTSEPVPTARASTVEITYLWVWIFSWHVLLHFLRLKLRQGKDSAW is encoded by the coding sequence TTGGCCTCAATCGTATGTGGTGAGCAACTTCAAGATCAGAACCTGAAACAGAATTTGCAGAAAACATCACTCATCCATATCTTCGTTATCTCCGGTTCACATTTACTTTTGCTGGACGAACTATTCGCAACTCTGCGCGTTCCATTCTTTGTAAGATTCTTACTTTTGAGTCTTTACTCTTTGGTCGTTGGCTGGCAACCACCCGCCGTAAGAGCCTTGTCTGCATTGGGTTTGCGCGGTTCATTCAAAAAATTTAAATGGCCTTTTCCTGCGGACACCATGACGTTGATTGCGGGTTGTTTCACACTTATACTTTTTCCTGAATGGTGGAACTCCACTTCATTTTTGATGAGTTGGTGTGCCGCCCTCGCACTCAGTAGTGTTTCACTTTTAAAAATTAAAAATTCTTTACATCGACTTGTGTTCACTCAAGTGTGCATTTTTGTTTTCATGATGGTTCCACTTTGGGGCTTGAGTTCTTTGCATCCACTCTCCCTCCTCTACAATCTATTGCTAGGGCCTTTGGTATCCTACCTATTACTACCGCTAGGATTTCTTACGATGGCATTCCCGATCACTGTTGGCGTGTTTGATTTTGTGATCGAGTTTTTTTCTTGGATGTTGGTTTGGACATCTGAGCCGGTGCCCACAGCTAGGGCCTCGACTGTCGAGATCACCTACCTGTGGGTGTGGATATTCTCCTGGCACGTGCTGTTGCATTTTCTTCGTCTGAAACTGCGCCAGGGAAAGGATTCCGCTTGGTAA
- a CDS encoding tetratricopeptide repeat protein, with translation MKQLGRLAATLLLSLPVTAMAKTTMMPKNAAPTSKQQALLVELTGQDFTKQSDTELYAEMIGASHRDDEIGLKSRMQSLLTRFPASTYADNALFLAGRMAVDHGNFPEAIRYFGRIEKAYPNSDKAASAKFAKAMTYKKMNLPQFAKRTLTEVRAKYPGSPESFRADAELRLFN, from the coding sequence ATGAAGCAACTAGGACGATTGGCAGCAACACTACTTTTAAGCTTACCTGTGACTGCGATGGCAAAGACAACAATGATGCCCAAGAACGCAGCGCCAACTTCGAAACAGCAAGCTTTGCTGGTTGAATTAACAGGTCAGGATTTTACCAAGCAGTCTGACACAGAACTGTATGCTGAAATGATAGGCGCGTCACATCGCGATGATGAGATTGGCTTAAAAAGCCGCATGCAAAGCCTTTTGACACGTTTTCCGGCGAGTACATATGCGGACAATGCATTGTTTCTTGCAGGTAGAATGGCTGTGGACCACGGTAACTTCCCAGAGGCGATTCGTTATTTCGGACGCATTGAAAAAGCTTATCCAAACAGTGACAAGGCAGCGAGTGCAAAGTTCGCAAAGGCGATGACGTATAAAAAAATGAATTTGCCACAGTTTGCAAAACGCACGTTGACGGAAGTCAGAGCGAAATACCCAGGCAGTCCTGAGTCTTTCAGAGCTGACGCGGAATTAAGACTGTTCAACTAG
- a CDS encoding LysM peptidoglycan-binding domain-containing protein — protein MQTVTNTKFSVSLILIFCALLLQTPIAHGQDAPPPDTTWEADPLDVLEPKNETPAEPSVPEFTEIPDPEIVTPDVPAPEIAPPMKSAPEPTHADASATMSFSDAGGSDPDFNKENYFHNIYKKYNQTPTSDEVWEKAVGERKSEVYKVQKGNTLWDISNTFFGDPNFWPKLWSLNDGAILNPHEITPDMNIKFYPGTMVDAPTVALAEKEGAETPEGEKVVEASVAEPPVPPARRKYNPVLKKLPQSLPLGRFGIYDDSTSTEIEYRKINLPTPSEYLGYFIADNEIVGSGKVTSTELDSKTANEYQIVYVEITGNPEKNYIVQKNLGELVDPAAKRRKAQMVEIQGELEIMEKVNPTKNLYRAIVQKAIQPIEVGAQVIPGKVPMIDPRPGVVNNSAGAKIMGGELITKRGLFGVNELVFLDAGTSRGLQEGQNLTIFADSALRNGESKAVMNDRAIGSVKIVKATPNFATAYVTKASEDVKLGDYVGNSGAKTASAAPVIESHSPESPSELDTEFELEGAPEVTPPPDSGSEDLDLEL, from the coding sequence ATGCAAACAGTGACGAACACGAAGTTCTCTGTATCATTGATTCTCATTTTTTGCGCGCTGTTGTTGCAGACGCCTATTGCGCATGGACAGGACGCTCCACCTCCGGATACGACGTGGGAAGCGGATCCGTTGGATGTTCTTGAACCTAAAAATGAAACTCCGGCAGAACCTTCTGTTCCGGAGTTTACGGAAATTCCAGATCCTGAAATTGTAACACCGGATGTGCCGGCTCCAGAAATCGCTCCACCGATGAAATCCGCGCCGGAACCAACGCATGCTGATGCTTCGGCGACGATGTCATTCAGTGATGCAGGTGGTTCCGATCCTGACTTTAACAAAGAAAACTATTTCCATAACATCTACAAAAAATACAACCAGACTCCAACGTCTGATGAGGTTTGGGAAAAGGCAGTAGGAGAGCGCAAGTCCGAAGTTTACAAGGTTCAAAAAGGAAACACGCTTTGGGATATTTCCAATACGTTTTTCGGCGATCCAAATTTCTGGCCAAAGCTTTGGTCATTGAATGACGGCGCTATTTTGAATCCGCATGAAATCACACCGGATATGAATATCAAATTCTATCCGGGCACGATGGTGGATGCGCCAACTGTCGCACTTGCTGAAAAAGAAGGTGCAGAAACTCCTGAAGGGGAAAAGGTTGTGGAAGCCAGCGTGGCAGAGCCTCCTGTTCCTCCGGCTCGTCGCAAATACAATCCCGTGTTAAAGAAACTTCCGCAAAGTTTGCCGCTGGGTCGTTTTGGGATCTATGACGACAGTACAAGCACAGAAATTGAATATCGCAAAATCAATCTGCCAACACCATCGGAGTATCTGGGCTACTTTATCGCGGACAATGAAATCGTCGGTTCCGGTAAAGTAACTTCCACCGAACTGGATTCCAAGACCGCCAATGAATATCAGATCGTGTACGTGGAGATCACCGGTAATCCTGAAAAGAACTACATCGTACAAAAGAATCTTGGTGAGCTGGTTGATCCAGCAGCCAAACGTCGCAAAGCTCAGATGGTGGAAATCCAAGGCGAGCTGGAAATCATGGAGAAGGTCAATCCTACCAAGAATTTATATCGCGCCATTGTTCAAAAGGCGATTCAGCCTATTGAGGTCGGTGCGCAGGTGATTCCGGGTAAGGTGCCGATGATTGATCCTCGCCCAGGAGTGGTGAACAACTCTGCAGGTGCCAAGATCATGGGTGGCGAGTTAATCACGAAGCGCGGTTTGTTCGGAGTTAATGAACTGGTGTTCCTGGATGCAGGCACATCACGTGGTTTGCAGGAAGGTCAGAACCTGACGATCTTTGCGGACAGTGCTCTTCGTAACGGTGAATCCAAGGCGGTCATGAATGATCGTGCTATCGGCAGTGTGAAAATCGTCAAGGCCACGCCGAACTTTGCGACGGCTTATGTGACGAAAGCCAGCGAGGATGTGAAGCTGGGGGACTATGTCGGTAACAGCGGCGCCAAGACAGCTTCCGCAGCCCCGGTCATTGAAAGTCACTCGCCTGAATCTCCAAGTGAGCTCGACACAGAATTTGAGTTGGAGGGGGCGCCGGAAGTCACGCCACCGCCGGACTCCGGATCTGAAGATCTTGATTTGGAATTGTAA
- a CDS encoding DNA-processing protein DprA, whose amino-acid sequence MIEILAISQLIKSHPLYSLHRDEIHQIYLRLARLECLTETHLRQALAEYFPMLGEFMDKNHSLFKDFRSEFLRWNLKGFQFVVYGESLYPSQCYRMADPPLVLSYRGSPVWMIERSLSIVGSREPSAESLRWMEQELSIFLDAQLPLVISGGARGVDQKAHSLALRKNCQTAVILPSGLDEIYPTSLNEWMTPVLDQGGCFISEYDPGQKMHKRLFHHRNRLIAALGCATLLVEARRRSGTLITANQAAELSRPVWVVPGHPLDPHFQGGLDLLLDGAQLVRDAQDLSTLFHSELLSERFKGVGIVGEDEISH is encoded by the coding sequence ATGATTGAAATTCTCGCCATCTCTCAACTTATAAAGTCACACCCCTTATACAGCCTTCATCGGGATGAAATTCACCAGATATATCTGCGCTTGGCCCGTCTTGAGTGCCTGACAGAAACTCATCTTCGTCAGGCCCTGGCCGAGTACTTTCCGATGCTGGGGGAGTTCATGGATAAAAATCACTCTCTGTTCAAAGATTTTCGCAGCGAGTTTTTGCGCTGGAATCTAAAGGGCTTTCAATTCGTCGTTTATGGTGAATCCCTTTATCCCTCGCAGTGCTATCGCATGGCGGATCCCCCGTTAGTACTGAGTTACCGTGGCTCACCGGTGTGGATGATCGAAAGATCCTTGTCGATTGTGGGGAGTCGCGAACCCAGTGCGGAATCGTTGCGGTGGATGGAGCAAGAGTTGTCGATATTCCTGGATGCGCAATTGCCACTAGTGATCAGTGGGGGTGCTCGGGGAGTTGACCAAAAAGCCCATTCGTTGGCGCTGCGAAAGAACTGTCAAACGGCGGTGATATTGCCTTCCGGGCTGGATGAGATTTATCCCACCAGCTTGAATGAATGGATGACGCCGGTGTTGGATCAGGGGGGATGCTTCATCAGTGAATACGATCCTGGTCAGAAGATGCACAAGCGACTGTTTCATCATCGCAACCGTTTGATCGCGGCATTAGGGTGTGCCACTTTACTGGTGGAGGCGCGCCGGCGCAGTGGAACGTTGATTACTGCGAATCAGGCCGCAGAATTATCGCGTCCAGTTTGGGTTGTGCCGGGTCATCCCTTGGATCCGCATTTTCAGGGCGGCTTGGATTTGTTATTGGATGGTGCGCAATTGGTACGCGATGCCCAAGATTTATCCACATTATTCCACTCCGAGTTATTATCGGAAAGATTCAAAGGGGTAGGTATTGTGGGTGAAGATGAAATATCCCACTAG
- the lptF gene encoding LPS export ABC transporter permease LptF: MTYDFLPSTMERMFSIFNGKKAVQYIFFEMLPSFILGLLVFISIILMFQVLRLTEFALVHGIAIKTIAQIIGYVVISLLPVLFPMALLFSVLLTYGRLSQDSEIVAMKASGLAMGTLLLPAILLALIVGTVSAQTSYVIAPWGNRQFEVLYTRLANTKATAVIKEGTFAEGFFDMVVYANEVDSKNGKLRKVFIYDEKNSDVPLTVIAKEGSMLPDPDRPGQEVLLRLQNGEIHRQTKTHTKISFDTYDVHFSEPDQHVERAKSPPSLTLDEVRNRLKQGIKDPEELRIMQTEFHKRSAISVLCLVFALIGVGLGTTTNRRAAKAGGMILCIGIIIFYWVLYLAAEGAARNGSMPAGLAIWAPNAIFGLIALYTLRKNWN; the protein is encoded by the coding sequence ATGACTTACGATTTCCTGCCGTCTACAATGGAGCGCATGTTCAGTATCTTTAATGGTAAAAAAGCCGTTCAGTACATTTTTTTCGAGATGCTTCCTAGCTTCATTTTAGGGCTTCTGGTTTTCATATCCATCATTTTGATGTTTCAAGTGTTGCGATTGACAGAGTTCGCCCTTGTTCACGGGATAGCCATTAAAACCATTGCACAAATCATCGGCTACGTGGTGATTTCCCTGCTGCCCGTCTTATTCCCAATGGCACTTTTGTTTTCAGTCCTGCTGACATACGGACGTCTGAGCCAAGATTCCGAGATCGTCGCCATGAAAGCTTCAGGCCTTGCAATGGGCACCCTGCTGCTACCCGCAATCCTGTTGGCATTGATTGTGGGCACTGTGTCTGCACAAACCTCTTATGTGATCGCTCCTTGGGGGAATCGCCAGTTTGAGGTTCTGTACACGCGCCTGGCAAACACCAAAGCCACCGCGGTCATTAAAGAAGGAACCTTTGCAGAGGGGTTCTTTGACATGGTGGTGTATGCCAATGAAGTGGATTCCAAAAACGGCAAACTTCGTAAAGTTTTTATCTATGACGAAAAGAACAGCGATGTTCCACTGACAGTCATCGCAAAAGAAGGAAGCATGCTGCCTGATCCGGATCGCCCGGGACAGGAAGTTTTATTGCGCCTTCAGAATGGCGAAATCCATCGCCAAACCAAAACTCACACTAAAATCAGCTTTGACACTTACGATGTGCATTTTTCAGAACCGGACCAACACGTGGAGCGTGCTAAATCTCCGCCGTCGTTGACCCTGGATGAAGTTCGCAATCGCCTCAAACAAGGTATCAAAGATCCTGAAGAGCTGCGCATAATGCAGACTGAGTTTCATAAACGCTCGGCAATCTCTGTGTTGTGTTTGGTCTTCGCCTTGATCGGCGTCGGATTGGGGACAACCACAAATCGTCGTGCAGCCAAAGCCGGTGGTATGATTCTGTGTATCGGGATTATTATCTTTTACTGGGTTTTATACTTGGCAGCTGAAGGTGCCGCACGAAATGGATCAATGCCTGCGGGTCTTGCGATTTGGGCGCCGAATGCAATATTTGGTTTGATTGCTCTGTATACTTTAAGAAAAAATTGGAATTAA
- the trxA gene encoding thioredoxin, whose product MGVNTTAVTDGSFETEVLNSSTPVLVDFWAEWCGPCRALAPKLEEVASELSGKVKIVKVNVDENPATPSKYGIRGIPAMLLFKGGSEVGQLVGNHPKDAIVDFLTKNT is encoded by the coding sequence ATGGGCGTTAATACTACAGCAGTAACAGATGGTTCTTTTGAAACAGAAGTTTTGAATTCTTCTACTCCAGTTCTTGTCGATTTCTGGGCTGAATGGTGCGGTCCTTGCCGTGCTTTGGCTCCAAAATTGGAAGAAGTGGCAAGCGAGTTGTCTGGCAAAGTTAAAATCGTAAAAGTAAACGTGGATGAGAACCCAGCGACTCCATCCAAATACGGCATCCGCGGTATTCCGGCGATGTTGTTGTTCAAAGGTGGCAGTGAAGTGGGTCAATTGGTTGGTAACCATCCAAAAGACGCTATCGTTGATTTCTTGACGAAAAACACATAG
- a CDS encoding lytic transglycosylase domain-containing protein, with the protein MKTKHLKSTLALVTATLVMGLFNNFEFVDWSKVLKLPLVETVNEASRVAHAKELLGGRYKGSAAQKIEGRSALNVMIYEKVQGYLAPQWKNRAGDISSVIISESDKYNLDPVFVLAIIKTESSFDPLIVGSFGEIGLMQIKPDTAEWIAKKYGIAWKGKKTLQNPVSNVRIGAAYMDYLRKQFPGKATKYVSAYNMGPRNVRRLVAKNVMPAEYNSRVMKNYGEFYKKLATTEVTRTTVATN; encoded by the coding sequence ATGAAAACGAAACATCTCAAATCGACACTCGCTTTAGTCACCGCCACTCTAGTAATGGGTCTGTTTAATAACTTCGAATTCGTTGACTGGAGTAAGGTTCTAAAGCTTCCGCTTGTAGAAACAGTTAATGAGGCTTCCCGCGTAGCTCACGCCAAAGAACTTCTTGGTGGACGCTATAAAGGCAGTGCTGCTCAAAAAATCGAGGGCCGTAGCGCACTTAATGTGATGATCTACGAAAAAGTTCAGGGTTACCTGGCTCCGCAATGGAAAAACCGTGCTGGTGACATCTCCAGTGTCATCATCTCTGAGTCAGATAAGTACAACTTGGATCCAGTGTTTGTATTGGCCATCATTAAGACTGAAAGTTCATTCGATCCTTTGATCGTGGGTTCTTTCGGTGAAATCGGTCTGATGCAAATCAAGCCTGACACGGCTGAGTGGATTGCTAAAAAATACGGTATCGCATGGAAGGGTAAAAAGACTTTGCAAAACCCGGTTTCCAACGTGCGCATCGGTGCCGCTTACATGGACTACCTTCGTAAGCAGTTCCCAGGCAAAGCCACTAAATACGTGAGCGCCTATAACATGGGTCCACGCAACGTACGCCGCCTGGTAGCTAAAAACGTGATGCCAGCAGAATACAACTCTCGCGTAATGAAAAATTACGGTGAGTTCTATAAGAAACTTGCAACCACAGAAGTTACTCGCACAACAGTGGCGACAAACTAA
- a CDS encoding MerR family transcriptional regulator, producing the protein MMKNWLSVGEFGKKTGLSHKALRIYEEKGLLVPHTRSEGQHRVYTETQIVIAEKIVQFKNWGFSLEQIKVLLAETSEGTLKELLERRLQESRSAAVSLSQQIKALESVLASLTLGHELTELERSQVMENLLNRSVSNLKRRGVVDSEALSRVQSEVSLYSDSKKELIAGVRKIVDFAKANSLLLGPGRGNSASSLVLYSEGYGYFNPLKYGLVPEYFSATKSVWIDVEYSRSQEVGRLADEIAQKTGIEVYAFKSPVLDILKDVQNQVGEIDFDSFSDDDPMILSAPSKLGLAGLWGVEYGENYHAFQSQDEASKKKYSLSHLDFESLYAKPFKSASDFMIRTSLIGYNRLNKLELYNSRNDGEVDPLYPELNGTRGVMMFHEDWDRVFSRVAGIDLTEASRIRRQIVSEIIADKEPESAQQVRALVKDMATADFLLEHVDKNFMKAHALTVWWYYKRTAILKSLWPKEYRAAIDRWEQKHQMWWQEFGYKMASDGKPYLKA; encoded by the coding sequence ATGATGAAGAATTGGTTGTCTGTAGGGGAATTTGGGAAAAAAACGGGGCTTAGTCATAAGGCTCTGCGCATTTACGAGGAAAAGGGCTTACTAGTCCCGCACACTCGCAGTGAGGGGCAGCACCGTGTTTATACCGAAACCCAGATAGTGATTGCCGAGAAAATCGTACAGTTTAAAAACTGGGGATTTTCTTTAGAGCAGATCAAGGTGCTTTTGGCTGAAACCAGCGAAGGCACGTTGAAGGAGTTGCTGGAGAGACGTCTTCAGGAAAGCCGTTCTGCTGCGGTTTCGCTGTCACAACAGATTAAAGCCTTGGAATCAGTGTTGGCCTCCTTAACCCTCGGTCACGAGTTGACCGAGCTTGAAAGGAGTCAAGTTATGGAAAATTTGTTGAATAGAAGTGTGAGTAATTTAAAGCGTCGCGGGGTGGTGGATTCTGAAGCCCTTTCGCGAGTGCAGAGCGAAGTCTCTTTGTATTCCGATAGCAAAAAGGAATTGATCGCGGGGGTCCGCAAAATCGTCGACTTCGCAAAAGCCAATAGTCTTCTGTTGGGCCCGGGAAGAGGGAATTCGGCAAGTAGTTTGGTATTATACTCAGAAGGCTATGGTTATTTTAATCCACTGAAGTACGGTCTTGTGCCGGAGTATTTCTCTGCAACAAAAAGCGTTTGGATTGATGTTGAGTATTCTCGCAGTCAGGAAGTTGGCAGACTGGCTGATGAGATTGCACAAAAAACGGGAATCGAAGTTTACGCCTTTAAGAGTCCGGTTTTGGATATTTTAAAGGATGTACAAAATCAGGTTGGAGAAATCGATTTCGATTCGTTCAGTGATGATGACCCGATGATTCTTTCGGCGCCTTCGAAGCTGGGTTTGGCTGGGCTCTGGGGAGTTGAGTACGGTGAAAACTATCATGCCTTTCAATCTCAGGATGAAGCTTCAAAAAAGAAATATTCCCTGAGTCACCTCGACTTTGAATCTTTGTATGCCAAGCCATTTAAATCTGCTTCTGACTTCATGATTAGAACAAGTTTGATTGGCTATAATCGGCTGAATAAGCTGGAGCTTTATAACTCCCGTAATGATGGAGAAGTAGATCCGCTCTATCCTGAGCTCAACGGCACCCGAGGTGTTATGATGTTTCATGAGGATTGGGATCGTGTTTTCTCCAGGGTTGCTGGAATTGACCTGACTGAGGCATCCCGAATTCGTCGACAAATTGTCAGCGAAATCATTGCCGATAAAGAACCCGAATCCGCTCAGCAGGTGCGTGCTCTGGTCAAAGACATGGCGACAGCGGATTTTCTGCTGGAGCACGTGGATAAGAACTTCATGAAAGCCCATGCCCTGACGGTGTGGTGGTACTACAAGCGTACTGCGATTTTGAAGTCCCTATGGCCGAAAGAGTACCGTGCTGCCATTGATCGCTGGGAACAAAAGCATCAGATGTGGTGGCAGGAGTTTGGCTATAAGATGGCTTCGGATGGGAAGCCTTATTTAAAGGCGTAA
- a CDS encoding Mut7-C RNAse domain-containing protein, producing the protein MKAQLRFYDDLNDFLPRVHRHQEVIFQTFQPTTVKDAIESLGVPHTEIDLILVNGNSRPFTYLVKDGDRVSVYPMFEEIDVGDVTLLRQDPLRNQRDDPKFIVDVNLGKLAHLLRMMGFDVIYDRWLQDDVEIARISKFENRLLLTRDRNLLKRREVDRGYFVRSDIPQEQLLEVMKRYDLGGETQLCSRCIHDNTPLEPIAKEQILDQVPPLVAETYSEFSICPDCQRVYWEGSHFESMKNLRDGVVRFLAG; encoded by the coding sequence ATGAAAGCGCAATTAAGATTCTATGACGATCTGAATGATTTTCTGCCCCGGGTGCATCGACATCAAGAGGTGATCTTTCAAACTTTTCAGCCCACCACCGTCAAGGATGCCATCGAGTCCCTGGGAGTCCCCCATACCGAGATCGACCTGATTCTGGTCAATGGCAACAGCCGCCCGTTCACATATTTGGTTAAAGATGGCGATCGAGTCAGCGTTTATCCGATGTTTGAGGAAATCGATGTCGGAGATGTGACACTCTTACGGCAGGATCCTTTGCGCAACCAACGTGACGATCCCAAATTTATTGTCGATGTGAATCTGGGTAAGCTCGCCCACCTGCTGCGCATGATGGGCTTTGATGTAATTTATGATCGCTGGTTGCAGGATGATGTGGAGATCGCGCGCATTTCAAAATTTGAAAATCGTCTACTGCTGACTCGCGACCGCAACCTGTTAAAACGACGCGAAGTGGATCGGGGTTATTTTGTTCGCAGTGATATTCCCCAGGAACAACTGCTGGAAGTGATGAAACGTTATGATCTGGGAGGCGAAACTCAACTTTGCTCCCGCTGTATTCACGACAACACTCCCCTGGAACCCATCGCGAAAGAACAAATTCTGGATCAGGTCCCGCCCCTGGTCGCCGAAACCTACAGCGAGTTTTCTATCTGTCCGGACTGCCAGCGCGTGTACTGGGAAGGCAGTCATTTTGAGAGCATGAAAAACCTGCGCGACGGCGTTGTCAGATTTTTGGCTGGCTGA
- the rodA gene encoding rod shape-determining protein RodA: MFSSLHVEERTLFKKLDINFIAVILGLNIIGLINLYSATHGPSSVDVSNLFISQIMWLVVGWTVFLVMTILDYAIVTRIALIIYFLNLGAILYVTFFGKVALGAQRWIDLGFFRYQPSETMKLALIMLMAKILSTKTTHGQGMGFKEMIGPLFVLGIPFVLVVEQPDLGTAMMLAAIGSSMVLFAKVRRWIVVTAIAAGIVAIPIAWKFVLHDYQKNRVLTFLSPTSDPRGTGYNSIQSKIAVGSGRFFGKGFMKGTQSQLEFLPERHTDFIYSVLSEEHGFVGSILVIGLFCYLFITGIRIATNARDKFGALLTVGVLCYVFWHMFVNLGMVIGLLPIVGVPLPLLSYGGSSMLTTMAGLGLVSSVAYRRYLF, encoded by the coding sequence GTGTTTAGCTCATTACACGTTGAAGAGAGAACGCTCTTCAAGAAACTGGACATCAATTTCATCGCTGTGATCCTGGGATTGAACATCATCGGATTGATCAATCTTTACAGCGCGACCCATGGACCCAGCTCCGTGGACGTTTCCAATCTATTTATTTCACAAATCATGTGGCTCGTAGTGGGTTGGACAGTTTTCCTGGTGATGACCATCCTGGATTATGCGATCGTCACGCGAATCGCCTTGATCATTTACTTCCTCAATTTGGGAGCCATTCTTTACGTGACCTTCTTTGGTAAGGTCGCCCTGGGTGCGCAACGTTGGATTGATCTGGGATTCTTCCGTTATCAACCTTCTGAAACGATGAAGCTTGCCCTGATTATGCTCATGGCAAAAATCCTTTCGACCAAAACAACCCACGGACAAGGCATGGGCTTCAAGGAAATGATTGGTCCTTTGTTTGTTCTTGGCATTCCTTTCGTGCTGGTTGTTGAACAACCCGACTTGGGAACGGCGATGATGTTGGCAGCCATCGGTAGCTCCATGGTGTTGTTTGCAAAGGTTCGTCGTTGGATCGTGGTCACGGCAATCGCTGCGGGTATCGTGGCAATTCCCATTGCCTGGAAATTCGTTTTGCATGACTACCAAAAAAATCGTGTATTGACGTTCTTGTCTCCGACAAGTGACCCGCGCGGTACTGGTTATAACTCGATTCAATCCAAGATTGCTGTTGGTTCCGGCCGCTTCTTCGGTAAGGGCTTTATGAAAGGGACGCAATCCCAGCTTGAGTTCCTGCCAGAGCGCCATACGGACTTTATTTATTCTGTTCTTTCAGAAGAGCACGGCTTCGTCGGCTCTATTTTAGTTATCGGTCTTTTCTGTTACCTTTTCATCACGGGAATTCGAATAGCCACGAATGCCCGGGATAAGTTCGGGGCTCTCCTGACGGTGGGGGTCCTCTGCTATGTCTTCTGGCATATGTTCGTGAACCTAGGAATGGTTATCGGACTGTTGCCAATCGTAGGGGTTCCGTTACCGCTCTTGTCCTACGGTGGTTCGAGTATGTTAACCACGATGGCCGGCCTGGGATTAGTCTCCTCCGTCGCCTACCGCAGATACCTGTTTTAG